A genomic segment from Lutzomyia longipalpis isolate SR_M1_2022 chromosome 3, ASM2433408v1 encodes:
- the LOC129793414 gene encoding trypsin-3-like, with translation MKLFVSFLIFLALFSERLFISAENRIAGGEEAQAGQFPWIGAIEYVEFSQVCAGSVLSDHWFLTAAHCVINLTPDSIYVRVGSRFRETGGQTHRIINSTIHPDFARGAAYDYDVAVCEVEGIMAGPGIRPIPLTRAEPNVGQRVFVSGWGATEQQGYPAEVLRFVNIPVISRESCNSSYNGLITDRMICASESGRDICSLDNGGPLIDTRNFLVGIVSWGMGCGIPLYPGVYTNIAHPEIRNFIEEITGL, from the exons ATGAAGTTGTTTGTTTCATTTCTAATCTTCCTCGCTCTCTTCAGTGAGCGCCTCTTCATTTCTGCGGAAAATCGGATTGCCGGTGGAGAGGAAGCTCAAGCAGGACAATTCCCATGGATTGGTGCCATTGAAtatgttgaattttcacaagTTTGTGCTGGATCTGTATTATCGGATCATTGGTTCCTCACGGCGGCGCATTGTGTGATCAATTTAACACCCGATTCCATCTACGTGCGCGTTGGAAGTCGTTTCCGGGAGACTGGAGGACAAACTCATCGTATAATAAACTCAACAATTCATCCGGATTTTGCTCGTGGAGCTGCATATGACTACGATGTAGCTGTGTGTGAAGTTGAGGGTATAATGGCAGGTCCCGGGATAAGACCCATCCCCCTAACGCGTGCTGAACCAAATGTGGGGCAGCGAGTCTTTGTTAGTGGTTGGGGTGCTACAGAACAACAAGGATACCCCGCGGAAGTTCTTCGTTTTGTAAATATACCCGTAATTAGTCGGGAATCGTGCAATTCATCGTACAACGGATTAATTACAGATCG GATGATTTGTGCCAGTGAAAGTGGACGAGATATTTGCTCCTTGGACAATGGAGGACCTCTA attGACACGAGGAATTTTCTAGTTGGAATCGTAAGCTGGGGAATGGGATGCGGTATCCCACTCTATCCTGGTGTCTACACCAACATTGCACATCCCGaaataaggaattttattgaagaaatcaCTGGACTTTAA
- the LOC129793377 gene encoding spliceosome-associated protein CWC27 homolog: MSNIYIQEPPTSGKVLLKTSVGDIDIELWSREAPKACRNFVQLCMEGYYNGTIFHRLVKGFIVQGGDPEGNGSGGESIYGAPFRDEFHSRLRFARRGLVAMANSGPNDNGSQFFFTLAATPELQNKHTIFGKVTGDTVFNMLKLEEGLVDEEERPMYPHKIHRVEILHNPFEDIQPRVVVDKKVEKLEKKEKRREKGVKNFGLLSFGEEAEEDEEETMEFVKKSSGKAKSMHDAIEDPKLSRETVKVDQVDKMREKSSASESEEEIKKLPDEVDVRKTAESVRNKLKGKKNDEKSPRKSRDVDKKKAESSDSEEYDLFDEEKQRKAQRRKDAERIREEIKQVRKEYQQDKKRKIDLLDKERTVKEEKRQRSEVLEEYLSEKGKYDALKKDQPRKGASRENFTLSLLAKFKSKLDTAKEKRSGEASPEVEAAPATTEDDADIQGDDWLSHELHFEEKLPVLAKDAATKQDDWYDVFDPRNPLNKRRRGDKNSTTSSGRRKH, encoded by the exons ATGAGTAATATTTACATTCAGGAACCCCCCACATCGGGAAAG GTTCTCCTGAAGACTTCCGTGGGGGACATTGATATTGAATTGTGGTCTCGCGAAGCGCCAAAGGCATGCCGAAACTTTGTCCAACTCTGCATGGAAGGCTACTACAATGGCACAATCTTCCATCGTCTCGTCAAGGGGTTCATCGTTCAAGGTGGTGACCCCGAAGGCAATGGCTCTGGCGGCGAAAGCATCTACGGGGCCCCATTTCGTGATGAATTCCACTCGAGATTGCGCTTTGCCCGTCGTGGACTCGTCGCGATGGCCAATTCGGGGCCAAATGACAACGGATCCCAGTTCTTCTTCACTCTCGCCGCAACACCAGAGCTCCAGAATAAGCACACAATCTTCGGAAAGGTCACCGGAGACACTGTGTTCAATATGCTGAAGCTCGAAGAGGGGCTTGTGGATGAGGAGGAACGCCCCATGTACCCGCACAAGATCCACCGCgtggaaattttgcataatccCTTTGAAGACATCCAACCACGTGTTGTGGTGGACAAGAAAGTGGAAAAGTtagagaagaaggagaaacgCCGGGAGAAAGGTGTGAAGAACTTTGGTCTACTCTCTTTTGGCGAAGAAGCTGAGGAGGATGAAGAGGAGACAATGGAGTTTGTTAAGAAGTCGTCCGGGAAAGCAAAGTCCATGCATGATGCAATTGAGGATCCCAAACTTAGCCGGGAAACTGTCAAAGTGGATCAAGTGGATaagatgagagaaaaatcttctgcATCTGAGAGTGAGGAAGAGATAAAGAAGCTTCCGGATGAGGTGGATGTACGAAAAACAGCTGAAAGTGTCCGAAATAAATTGAAGGGAAAGAAAAACGATGAGAAATCTCCCAGAAAGTCCCGGGATGTGGACAAGAAGAAGGCTGAATCTTCAGACTCCGAAGAGTACGATTTGTTCGATGAGGAGAAACAACGAAAGGCACAACGGAGGAAAGATGCCGAAAGAATTCGGGAGGAAATTAAGCAGGTTCGGAAGGAATATCAGCAGGACAAGAAGCGAAAGATTGATCTGCTCGACAAGGAGCGCACCGTTAAGGAGGAAAAGCGACAACGCAGTGAAGTTCTGGAGGAATATCTCTCGGAAAAGGGAAAATACGATGCCCTGAAGAAGGATCAGCCACGCAAAGGAGCCTCTCGGGAGAATTTTACCCTCAGTCTGTTAGCAAAATTCAAAAGTAAACTCGATACGGCAAAAGAGAAGCGTTCCGGCGAAGCATCTCCCGAAGTAGAAGCTGCTCCTGCTACTACCGAAGATGATGCAGACATCCAGGGAGACGACTGGCTATCACATGAGCTGcactttgaagaaaaactccCAGTTTTAGCCAAAGATGCAGCAACAAAGCAGGACGATTGGTATGATGTCTTCGATCCACGAAATCCTCTCAATAAACGTCGACGTGGAGACAAGAATAGCACCACCAGTAGTGGCAGGAGGAAACATTGA